The following are encoded in a window of Pseudomonas graminis genomic DNA:
- the sctR gene encoding type III secretion system export apparatus subunit SctR: MIMDGMNPVMLALFLGALSLIPFLLIVCTAFLKIAMTLLITRNAIGVQQVPPNMALYGIALAATMFVMAPVAHEIQQRVHDHPLEMGSTEKLQASASTVIEPLQRFMSRNTDPEVVAHLLDNTQRMWPKDMADQASKSDLLLAVPAFVLSELQAGFQIGFLIYIPFIVIDLIVSNLLLALGMQMVSPMTISLPLKLLLFVLVQGWTRLLDSLFYSYM, encoded by the coding sequence ATGATCATGGACGGGATGAACCCGGTGATGCTGGCGCTGTTTCTCGGCGCCCTGTCGTTGATTCCATTTCTGTTGATCGTCTGCACGGCCTTTCTCAAGATCGCCATGACCCTCCTGATTACCCGCAACGCCATCGGCGTGCAGCAAGTGCCGCCGAACATGGCGCTCTACGGCATAGCCCTGGCCGCGACCATGTTCGTCATGGCCCCCGTCGCCCATGAAATTCAACAGCGGGTTCACGACCACCCGCTGGAGATGGGCAGCACCGAGAAGTTGCAGGCCAGCGCCAGCACCGTCATCGAGCCGTTGCAGCGCTTCATGAGCCGCAACACCGACCCGGAAGTCGTGGCCCACCTGCTCGACAACACCCAGCGCATGTGGCCCAAGGACATGGCCGATCAGGCCAGCAAAAGCGACCTGCTGCTGGCCGTGCCCGCCTTCGTGTTGTCCGAGTTGCAGGCCGGTTTCCAGATCGGCTTTCTGATCTACATCCCGTTCATCGTCATCGACCTGATCGTCTCCAACCTGCTGCTGGCGCTGGGCATGCAGATGGTCTCGCCGATGACCATTTCGCTGCCCCTCAAACTGCTGCTGTTCGTGCTGGTGCAAGGCTGGACGCGCCTGCTCGACAGCCTTTTCTACTCGTACATGTGA
- the sctS gene encoding type III secretion system export apparatus subunit SctS, giving the protein MEALALFKQGMFLVVILTAPPLGVAVLVGVITSLLQALMQIQDQTLPFGIKLAAVGLTLAMTGRWIGVELIQFINLAFDLIARSGGAH; this is encoded by the coding sequence ATGGAAGCGCTGGCGTTGTTCAAACAGGGCATGTTTCTGGTAGTGATTCTCACGGCGCCGCCGTTGGGGGTCGCCGTGCTGGTCGGCGTCATCACCTCGCTGCTGCAGGCGTTGATGCAGATCCAGGACCAGACCCTGCCCTTCGGCATCAAGCTCGCCGCCGTCGGCCTGACCCTGGCCATGACCGGGCGCTGGATCGGTGTCGAGCTGATCCAGTTCATCAACCTGGCCTTCGACCTCATTGCCCGATCCGGCGGCGCGCACTAG
- the sctT gene encoding type III secretion system export apparatus subunit SctT, with translation MPFDAQGLFELMLGMGLAAARILPCMILVPAFCFKYLKGPLRYAVVLVVSMVPAPSISRALSGMTDDWFSIGALLLKEAVLGTLLGLLLYAPFWMFASVGALLDSQRGALSGGQLNPALGPDATPLGELFQETLIMLVILSGGLSLITQVIWDSYQVWPPTAWLPGMTVDGLDLFLEQLNQTLQHMMLYAAPFIGLLLLIEAALAIIGLYAQQLNVSILAMPAKSMAGIAFLLIYLPTLLELGNGQIMQLADLKHLLGQLVHVP, from the coding sequence ATGCCCTTCGACGCCCAGGGCCTGTTCGAACTGATGCTGGGCATGGGCCTGGCGGCGGCGCGCATCCTGCCGTGCATGATTCTGGTGCCGGCGTTCTGCTTCAAATACCTCAAGGGTCCGCTGCGTTACGCCGTGGTGCTGGTGGTCTCGATGGTGCCCGCACCGAGCATCAGCCGTGCGCTGTCGGGCATGACCGACGACTGGTTTTCCATCGGCGCGCTGCTGCTCAAAGAGGCCGTCCTCGGCACCCTCCTCGGCCTGTTGCTGTACGCGCCGTTCTGGATGTTCGCGTCGGTGGGCGCGCTGCTCGACAGCCAGCGCGGCGCCTTGAGCGGCGGTCAGCTGAACCCGGCGCTGGGGCCTGACGCGACGCCGTTGGGCGAGCTGTTTCAGGAGACGTTGATCATGCTGGTGATCCTGTCCGGCGGGTTGTCGCTGATCACGCAGGTGATCTGGGACAGTTATCAGGTCTGGCCGCCCACCGCCTGGCTGCCCGGCATGACCGTCGACGGACTGGACCTGTTTCTCGAACAACTCAACCAGACCCTTCAGCACATGATGCTCTACGCCGCGCCGTTCATTGGCTTGCTGCTGTTGATCGAGGCCGCGCTGGCGATCATCGGCCTGTACGCGCAGCAACTGAACGTGTCGATCCTGGCCATGCCGGCCAAGAGCATGGCGGGCATCGCCTTCCTGCTCATCTACCTGCCGACGCTGCTGGAACTGGGCAACGGCCAGATCATGCAACTCGCCGATCTGAAGCATTTGCTCGGCCAACTGGTGCATGTGCCGTGA
- a CDS encoding FliM/FliN family flagellar motor switch protein, translating to MVNEELYEDEIEDLADEESTEHVLNGGTGFSREAFDDAEHHATENEWQAETASDGYADEPYEPQPSESQASLDSLGQLTLALTLRCGSLELTLGDLRRIAAGTVLPVNGVTPGFATLCHGDRVVAEGELVSVEGRLGLQITRMASQA from the coding sequence ATGGTCAATGAAGAATTGTACGAAGACGAGATCGAGGATCTTGCCGACGAGGAGTCGACCGAACACGTTTTAAACGGTGGGACCGGCTTCAGCCGGGAAGCTTTTGACGACGCCGAGCACCACGCCACCGAAAACGAGTGGCAGGCTGAAACCGCCTCCGATGGCTACGCGGACGAGCCATACGAGCCTCAACCGTCCGAATCCCAGGCCTCCCTCGATTCCCTCGGTCAACTGACGCTGGCCCTGACCCTGCGCTGCGGCAGCCTCGAACTGACCCTCGGCGACCTGCGCCGCATCGCTGCCGGCACCGTATTACCCGTCAACGGCGTCACGCCCGGTTTCGCCACCCTGTGCCACGGCGATCGCGTCGTCGCCGAAGGTGAACTGGTCAGCGTCGAGGGCCGCCTCGGTCTGCAAATTACGCGCATGGCGTCCCAAGCATGA